From a single Streptomyces sp. NBC_00377 genomic region:
- a CDS encoding zinc-dependent alcohol dehydrogenase family protein → MRGAVIYAPGDVRFENLDDPKILNPTDAIIRTVATCVCGSDLWPYRGAEPIGDPHPMGHEYVGIVEEVGSEVANVKPGQFVVGSFATSDNTCVNCRNGWQSSCLHREFMSTCQADYVRIPNAHGTLVATDEHPDAEFVPSLLAVSDVLGTGWYAALAAEVKPGSTAVVVGDGAVGLCGVIAAKELGAERIIAMSRHESRQRLALEFGATDIVSERGDEGIARVKDLTGGIGADSVLECVGTAESMRQALHSTRPGGNVGFVGVPHDVSVDGEELFFSHVGLRGGPAPVRRYLPDLIDRVLSGRINPGKVFDLTLPLDQVAEGYKAMDERRAIKALLKP, encoded by the coding sequence ATGCGCGGAGCAGTCATCTACGCCCCCGGCGACGTCCGCTTCGAGAACCTCGACGACCCGAAGATCCTCAACCCGACAGACGCGATCATTCGCACGGTCGCCACCTGTGTGTGCGGCTCGGACCTGTGGCCCTACCGCGGCGCGGAACCCATCGGCGACCCGCACCCGATGGGGCACGAGTACGTGGGCATCGTCGAGGAGGTCGGCAGCGAGGTCGCCAACGTCAAGCCGGGCCAGTTCGTGGTCGGCTCCTTCGCCACCTCGGACAACACCTGCGTGAACTGCCGTAACGGCTGGCAGTCGTCCTGTCTGCACCGCGAGTTCATGAGCACCTGCCAGGCCGACTACGTGCGCATCCCCAACGCTCACGGCACCCTCGTCGCCACCGACGAGCACCCGGACGCCGAGTTCGTGCCGAGCCTGCTCGCCGTGTCCGACGTGCTGGGCACCGGCTGGTACGCCGCCCTCGCCGCCGAGGTGAAGCCCGGCTCGACGGCCGTGGTCGTCGGTGACGGAGCGGTCGGCCTGTGCGGCGTCATCGCCGCCAAGGAACTCGGCGCCGAGCGGATCATCGCCATGAGCCGGCACGAGTCCCGCCAGAGGCTCGCCCTGGAGTTCGGCGCCACCGACATCGTCAGCGAACGCGGCGACGAAGGCATCGCCCGCGTCAAGGACCTCACCGGCGGCATCGGCGCGGACTCCGTGCTGGAGTGCGTGGGCACCGCCGAGTCCATGCGGCAGGCCCTGCACTCCACCCGGCCCGGCGGCAACGTCGGCTTCGTCGGTGTCCCGCACGACGTGTCGGTTGACGGCGAGGAGCTGTTCTTCTCCCACGTCGGCCTGCGCGGCGGCCCCGCCCCGGTCCGCCGTTACCTGCCCGACCTGATCGACCGCGTCCTGTCCGGCCGGATCAACCCGGGCAAGGTCTTCGACCTCACCCTGCCCCTGGACCAGGTCGCCGAGGGCTACAAGGCCATGGACGAGCGCCGCGCCATCAAGGCGCTCCTCAAGCCCTGA
- a CDS encoding helix-turn-helix domain-containing protein, producing MLGSMTANVPLNELGEFLKKRRSELSPRTVGLPETGKPRRVAGLRREEVAQLASISTDYYTRLEQGRMQASAPVLDVLARVLHLDDDERGYLFQLAGKTTTRARRRGRQKVQPQLQRVLDDLTATPAIVQGRRGDILAWNALAAALVTDFSRVPEKHRNYPRIIFTTPAMRTLYADWKTSAQIAVAQLRMEAAKYPEDPRLIELVGELSLRDKEFARWWGEHHVAARTVGTKTLNHPVVGELVLDWDTLTANTDPDQHLTVWTAAPGSPTHERLRILASWAADQDLPASSPLS from the coding sequence ATGCTGGGCAGCATGACCGCCAACGTCCCCCTCAATGAGCTGGGAGAATTCCTCAAGAAGCGCCGCTCCGAGCTGAGCCCCCGCACGGTCGGACTGCCCGAAACCGGCAAGCCCCGCCGGGTTGCCGGGCTGCGCCGCGAGGAGGTCGCCCAGCTCGCCAGCATCAGCACCGACTACTACACCAGACTCGAACAGGGCCGCATGCAGGCATCGGCGCCCGTGCTGGATGTCCTCGCCCGGGTGCTCCATCTGGATGACGACGAGCGCGGCTACCTCTTCCAGCTCGCGGGCAAGACCACCACCCGCGCCCGGCGCCGAGGCCGGCAGAAGGTCCAGCCGCAGCTCCAGCGTGTCCTGGACGACCTCACCGCCACCCCGGCCATCGTGCAGGGCCGGCGCGGCGACATCCTGGCCTGGAACGCGCTGGCCGCCGCTCTGGTCACCGACTTCTCCCGCGTCCCGGAAAAGCACCGCAACTACCCGCGGATCATCTTCACCACTCCCGCGATGCGCACCCTGTACGCCGACTGGAAGACCTCCGCGCAGATCGCCGTTGCCCAGCTGCGGATGGAAGCCGCGAAGTATCCCGAGGACCCCCGCCTGATCGAACTGGTCGGTGAACTATCCCTGCGCGACAAGGAGTTCGCCCGGTGGTGGGGCGAACACCACGTCGCCGCCCGCACCGTCGGCACGAAGACCCTCAACCATCCGGTCGTCGGCGAACTCGTCCTGGACTGGGACACCCTCACCGCCAACACCGACCCCGACCAGCACCTCACCGTCTGGACCGCCGCCCCGGGCTCCCCCACCCACGAACGACTGCGCATCCTCGCCTCCTGGGCTGCCGACCAGGACCTGCCGGCCTCCTCCCCCCTCAGCTGA